GCAACCTAAGCCTTACCTATCAACAAAGCGAATGAACATCAACAACAGAAATGCATCACGAGACTTCCTCGAGGCCCTGGAGTCACTCAAACAAGCAAGACTAGTGACCCATGCATTCATGACGCATGACCACCAATTCAATGGCCTAACAAAAGATGAACAGAATGACTTACAAAACAGCATCACCCCCTTCTTCAATACAATTTTCGAAATCGAAGACAGAATTCTATCTTGGTATCGCGACATTCACCCAGAGCTCATAGACGATGACGACTTAATCGAATCAATCGAGGAAGAGTTTGGCTACGAAACGCTACTTTCCGAGAAAGGGAAACTAGACTTGGAAAAAATTTTCAAAGAAGATACTGAAGGAACCACTCAAAATTGAGCAAAAAATTCGACCAATTCAAGATTCAGAACTCAATACTTATCGCTACATCCCGAAAAGTATCGAACTACAAATCGTCCTCAATGCATTCAGTGAATTCTTGAAAAGCTCTCTTCAGTCGCTCAACAGGTGTCTCTGAAGGAGGACACTCTTGGGACGTATTACGTGCATAAACCTGAAGAAGCCGAGGATCAGGATCAAGAATGGATGCCACCGCAGCTTTGTAAACCACAATATTTTTCTGTGACGTCAAGCCCTCTAGGTAAGGCTCTAATTCCCAAGGCTGATTGGGGCTGGCTTTGATCACACTGAGTGGACGAATCAATTGATACGCCCTTTCGCCATCTGGATCCGTTGTATTTCTAAGCCGCGCCATTAAGACACCGCCACTGCTTAACAGGATCAATTTGATCGTGCCCTCATTTAAGAGTGGCAAAAAAGGGAGAACCTCCTTCATGGACGTTGCCTGATCCAGGGCAGGCAGACCGTCCTTCCGAACACCTTTAACCACAGGCCCTGGCATGGCAATTGTCCCACTGTGATGAATTGTAAAGCTGAGTGCCCTGGCAAGGGAAGCGAACCATGCCAATTTTCATAGACATGCAGGTGACAGCGGGGGGCACGTCTGCGTAATCTTGCGGACTGAAGTCTCTCAAACATGGCCCTCGAGCATCTGCGCATCGCCTCACGCCGCAGCCAGCTGGCCATGGTTCAGACCAATTGGGTCAAAGCAGAACTTGAAAAAGCTCACCCCGGTCTTGCCATATCTGTTGAAGCAATGGCAACCCAAGGCGACAAAATCCTCGACGTTGCCTTAGCAAAGATCGGAGACAAAGGCTTATTCACCAAAGAGCTGGAAGCTCAAATGCTGGTGGGCCGTGCCGAGATCGCCGTTCACTCCCTGAAAGACCTCCCTACAAATCTTCCCGAGGGGCTGATGCTGGGGTGCATCACCGAACGGGAAGACCCCGCGGATGCCTTAGTGGTGAACAGCAAAAACGCTGAGTACACACTTGAGACACTGCCGGAGGGTTCCATTGTTGGAACAAGCTCTCTACGGCGCCTAGCCCAACTGCGCTACCACTATCCGCATCTTCAATTCAAAGACGTTCGCGGAAACGTCATTACACGGCTTGAGAAGCTCGACTCAGGCAATTACGACTGTTTGATTCTTGCCGCAGCTGGACTCAGTCGACTCGGCTTCGGCGATCGAATTCACCAGAGCATCCCTGGGAACATCTCCCTTCACGCGGTGGGACAAGGAGCTCTAGGGATTGAATGCGTTTGCGATCGCCCCGAAGTGATGGAGCTGATTCAAGTTCTAAATCATGCACCAACCTCAGCCCGCTGCTTAGCGGAACGCGCATTCCTGAGAGTTCTTGAAGGCGGCTGCCAAGTGCCAATCGGCGTCAACACTCAAATTGAGGGAGACACCATCCAACTCACAGGAATGGTGGCCAGCCTTGATGGCAAACGGCTTATCCGTGACGAGCAGGCTGGCCCCCTAGCCGACCCTGAAGCGGTGGGACGAGACCTCGCCCATAAGCTCAAGGATCAAGGAGCCGGAGAGATCCTTCAAGAGATCTTTGAGATGGAGCGAGGCCAGTAATCGTTTAGCTCAACGCTTAATTTCTACAGCCATCCCCACTTCCACGTGGTCATAGAGCTGTTGAACATGCGCATTCAACATGCGCACACAGCCGTTGGATACGGCTGCTCTGGTTTTCACCCAATGGGGCCAGGGAGTGCCATGAATGCCAAATTGATTCGGTCCACTCCGTAGGAAACCAATCCAGCGATGTCCTAACGGGCTTTGAGGACCGCGCTTGGGATGCAACTTTCCTGACTTGGTGCTCTGGTACTGAGGATTCATCATCATGTTCTCGACCTTGAACACCCCAGAAGGTGTGGGGGTCCTGGGATCACCAATCGCTACCGGCCATGGGCCCAGGGTCTGCCCCTCCCGCACAACGCTGATTTGCCTTCGGCCCAGGTCCAACACAACACGCCCCTCCACTGGATGACGAACAGCCATCGACAAATGGGTGGGCTGAGATCGAGACAGAGCAGGAGCCGCCACAAGCAAAGAGGAGGCGAACAACGCCACCGGAAGACCAGGAACGCAGGCAGTGCATTTGAGACCCATGAGTGGACAGCCAAGACTCACTGGTCTCAACGTATGCACTGTGCGAAAAAAAAACCGCACACTGCGATGAGTAAAACCTTAAGGATTTCGGAGGTGTGCTACTCAAGCCTCAGTCCACCAAGGCTGAAATGAAGCATCAACTGGCCTGGTCTGAAGAAGAAGCAAGGCTGTTCTTGCAAGCGATGCATGAAGTGGGCTCCATCGGAGGCATTGCTGATATTGAGCCCATCACCATAGAAATGATGGAATCCATTCAGAACTTTGTTCTGAAGTCATCCATCAATCTCAACCACTTAGAAGGTATTAAGCCAGCCGCTCTATCAGAACAGATATCCGATAAAAGCAAGCGCGAACAACTCCTTCAAATCCTTATTCTTATTCCTTATGTTGACATGAAGGTCGACACTAAGATGGTCACGATTGTAGATAAATTTGCAGATCACTTAGAAATTCACCCTCAAACCATTAAAGATCTCCACCGAGTTCGAGACAATCACTTAAAGCGACTTCTACTTGATTACGGACGCAGAAGCCTGGGTGAATTCTTAGGCCTCGACTCAGCACCGAAGGTAATCAAAGGTGTCATTACAATGTTCCATCAAGCCATCGGAGATCGGGCTGTTTCTGAACGCTATCAACAATTGGAGAGTTATCCAGAAGGAAGCCTCGGCCACACTCTTTTCCATTGGTATCGAGACAGGAATTGGGCACTACCGGGGGAGAAAAAAAGCACATCTGAATTACTCTTAAATCATGATTGCTGCCACATTCTTGGAGGATTCAATACAGATATCCAAGGCGAAATGAATGTAGCGGCGTTTCAAGCTGGGCTTTTTGATGATGGATTTGGATTTGAATCACTGTTAGAAGTCATGCTCGATTTTCACTTAGGAAAAGCTTTCAGCACTGTTGGAAACATCATTCCACCCTCAACTGGAGCCTTTCACCCAAACGATTCAATTGCTGGCTATGAAAAGGGTCTAGCTTGCAATGTGAACCTAATTAGAGATTTAGACTTCTGGTCAGAAGCTGATCAACCCGTTTTAACTCTGAGAGACAAATTTAATATTCCAGCCTCACCAGAACCTCTTTTAATCAAGCCCTAAAGCAACCAATGAGTAATAAAAAGCGGGGTCATACCCCGCTTTTAACTAATTATTCAAAAGGGTTTTCAGGACGTCAGTCAACCAACTTGGGGTCAATGTCAGCCATGTAGCGAGCTTCGCAGCTCTTGATGATCTCCACAGCTTTTTCGGTACCAAAAAACCCATTCACCGTGCATGTTCCTGGCTTCTTCAAATCCTTGTAGTGCTCCCAGTAGTAAGTGGTTTCCTTCTTCCATTGCTCACCAAGGTCTTCGAAGCTCTTGATGTGATCAACACGCTTGTCATCGGCCAAAACGGCGATCACCTTGTCATCAACCTCACCACCATCATCAAAGGTCATAATCCCAATGATTCTTGCTTCCACAATCGACCCCGGAATTAAGGGTTCGGTCACATTCACGATCTCAATATCGAGAGGGTCTCCATCCTCATCCCAGGTGCGAGGGATACAGCCATAGGCAAAGGGGTAAGCCAGAGAGGAGTAACCAACCCGATCCAGCTTGAGATGACCTGTTTCCGTAATGAGCTCGTACTTGTTGATCGTGTTGGAGTTGAGTTCCACGATGGTGTTGAGGCGTAGATCAGCCTCATCAGCAAAGGCCGGCAGCACATGAAGCAAGTTGGGCATGCTGCGGCTTGGAGCCTGGTCGAGATTGGCCATG
The Synechococcus sp. CC9311 DNA segment above includes these coding regions:
- a CDS encoding L,D-transpeptidase; its protein translation is MGLKCTACVPGLPVALFASSLLVAAPALSRSQPTHLSMAVRHPVEGRVVLDLGRRQISVVREGQTLGPWPVAIGDPRTPTPSGVFKVENMMMNPQYQSTKSGKLHPKRGPQSPLGHRWIGFLRSGPNQFGIHGTPWPHWVKTRAAVSNGCVRMLNAHVQQLYDHVEVGMAVEIKR
- the hemC gene encoding hydroxymethylbilane synthase yields the protein MALEHLRIASRRSQLAMVQTNWVKAELEKAHPGLAISVEAMATQGDKILDVALAKIGDKGLFTKELEAQMLVGRAEIAVHSLKDLPTNLPEGLMLGCITEREDPADALVVNSKNAEYTLETLPEGSIVGTSSLRRLAQLRYHYPHLQFKDVRGNVITRLEKLDSGNYDCLILAAAGLSRLGFGDRIHQSIPGNISLHAVGQGALGIECVCDRPEVMELIQVLNHAPTSARCLAERAFLRVLEGGCQVPIGVNTQIEGDTIQLTGMVASLDGKRLIRDEQAGPLADPEAVGRDLAHKLKDQGAGEILQEIFEMERGQ
- a CDS encoding inorganic diphosphatase, yielding MANLDQAPSRSMPNLLHVLPAFADEADLRLNTIVELNSNTINKYELITETGHLKLDRVGYSSLAYPFAYGCIPRTWDEDGDPLDIEIVNVTEPLIPGSIVEARIIGIMTFDDGGEVDDKVIAVLADDKRVDHIKSFEDLGEQWKKETTYYWEHYKDLKKPGTCTVNGFFGTEKAVEIIKSCEARYMADIDPKLVD
- a CDS encoding DUF6561 domain-containing protein; translated protein: MPGPVVKGVRKDGLPALDQATSMKEVLPFLPLLNEGTIKLILLSSGGVLMARLRNTTDPDGERAYQLIRPLSVIKASPNQPWELEPYLEGLTSQKNIVVYKAAVASILDPDPRLLQVYARNTSQECPPSETPVERLKRAFQEFTECIEDDL